A segment of the Brevibacterium zhoupengii genome:
GAGCGGCAGCGAGTTCATGGAGCTCTCCGCTGTCGCGCAGGTTCTTGGCGTAACGACGGAGCAGGAAATTCGTCATCGGCATCGAGGGCAGCGACTGCAGCATGAGAACGAGGGCGGGAAGCACGATGATCGCCGAGGCGGCTCCGGACGCTGTCAGGCCCTCAGTTGTGAGGCTGGTGGCGACGATGCCGCCGGCCAGGGGACCGGAGCCTGCCACGGAGGTCTCGAATCCGAAGATGGGTGCGATGATGAGGAAGATGAGGCCGACGGCGACCGCCATCCCGGAGAGTGCGATGACCACTGAGCGCCATTGCTTGAGCATCACTCGGAGTGGAATGAGCGTACCCATGTGGAAGAGCAGCGGTGCCACGAGGATGGTGTAGACCTGGACGAGCATCGAGTCATCGATGACGGTTTCCGGGACGATGCCGATCTTGGCGAAGATGAAGATGCCCAGCATCGCCACGAGGAGACTGGGGACTCGGGCCTTGGACCAGATCGAGACCAATTCGCCGACGGCGATGAAGCCGAGCACGATCGCGGCAGCGTAGATGCCTTCCATAGCGATCCTTTCAAAGGTGGTAGGTGGTGCATGAGTGCGGTCGTCACATCCACGACGGTGAGGATATGAACTAACTCACAGAGAGTACGTTATTGCCTGTTCTGCACCAGCGCCTATGTCTTTCTCAGTATTCAAGATATTGAAAATGCTTCATGGTCGGTCCTGCTGGCTGAGGCATCGGCTGGTGCAGGGCGTCGTGAGAGCGAATTGAGACGAGGACTGGTGCAGGGCATAGGCTGGACGCATGAGCTTTCTGCAGTTCCTGCACGAACGAGGAATCACCGAACGACCCGGATCGTCCAAGCGCCCCCTGGTGATCGCCCACCGCGGCTATTCCGCGGTGGCCCCGGAGAACAGCCTCGCCGCGGTGGACGCCGCCCGCGCCCTCGGCGTGGACTTCATCGAAGTCGACACCTCGACGAGCGCCGATGGGGTTCCGGTCATCCTCCACGACCCCGACCTCGACAGGACCACGAACCGCAAGGGTCCCGTGGCCAATCTGACGGCGGAGGAGCTGTCTTTCGTCGACGCCGGCTCGTGGATGGGGCCAGGATTCACCGGAGTTCGGATTCCCACGCTGGCAGCTGTCATGCGAGACATCCAGCACCGAGGTGGGGAGCTTCTCCTCGAGCTCAAGGGGGAGTGGTCCTCCGGAGCGGTGGCGCGGATCTCAGAGCTCGTCGTCGAGACCGGCACTGCCGATCGGATGGTCGTGCAGTCGTTCAACACCGAGACGCTCGCCGCCTGCAGAGACATGTTGCCGATGGTGTCGCGCTTCCTCCTGCGCATGGTTCCGCGCCCCGAGGACATCGAGACCGCGCGGGCGCTGGGCGCCGTCGCGATCAACCCTTCATACAAGGGATTCTCTATGCGCAGGTCCGTGGTCACCGAGATTCGGGACAACGACCTGGGCGTCTTCGTCTGGACAGCCGATTCCATGAACGAATGGCGCGAACTCCTCGACGCCGAGGTCGATGGCATCATCACCAACCACCCGGGGCGTCTGCAGGGTTTCCTGGCGGGTCGCTTCGACCCAGTGAAGTGAAATTCTGTGATCTGTGAGTGACGTCACTGAACGCCGATTTGCCCTCGCTGCGCGAAGCCGTGTAAATTCTTACCTGT
Coding sequences within it:
- a CDS encoding glycerophosphodiester phosphodiesterase; translation: MSFLQFLHERGITERPGSSKRPLVIAHRGYSAVAPENSLAAVDAARALGVDFIEVDTSTSADGVPVILHDPDLDRTTNRKGPVANLTAEELSFVDAGSWMGPGFTGVRIPTLAAVMRDIQHRGGELLLELKGEWSSGAVARISELVVETGTADRMVVQSFNTETLAACRDMLPMVSRFLLRMVPRPEDIETARALGAVAINPSYKGFSMRRSVVTEIRDNDLGVFVWTADSMNEWRELLDAEVDGIITNHPGRLQGFLAGRFDPVK